Part of the Anomaloglossus baeobatrachus isolate aAnoBae1 chromosome 1, aAnoBae1.hap1, whole genome shotgun sequence genome, tcttcaaaggcgctctcccgctgtgacacacagatcgctgtgtgtgacagcgagagagcgacaaatgaagcgagcaggggagcaggagccggcgtctggcagctgcggaggctggtatctaagataaacattgggtaaccaaggtggttacccgatatttaccttagttaccaccctccgcagctctcacgctgcctgtgctgccggctccggctctctgcacatgtagctgcattacacatcgggttaattaacccgatgtgtactgtagctagatgagcaaggagccagcgctcagtgtgcacggctccctgcacacacagctaagcggtgtgtgctggtaactaatgtaaacatcgggtaaccatacccgatgtttaccttagttaccagtgtcctcagcttccagacaccagctccgtgcaagcgcagcgtcgcttgcacgtcgctgctggctgggggctgttcactggtcgctggtgagatctgcctgtttgacagctcaccagcgaccatgtagcgatgcagcagcgatcctgaccaggtcagatcgctggtcggatcgctgctgcatcgctaagtgtgaaggtacccttacactaaGGGTGGACTGAGAAGAGTTTAGGAAGAGTAAGGGTACGTGCACATGATCAGAACCCACTGTGTACTGgaggtggcgggtcctgacctgtgtggCCCCGAGTCTCCTCTCCAGGAAACCGCATCTGCTTGTGCCTACGATCCAGGGTCGAGTAGTTGCGGTCtcttgctgtgttctccctgcagagaaaaGTTGCATCTCTGTGGCAAAGAACTGACATGTTGCAACCTCGGAAAGCCGCatcgcaggtcagtttttgctgcaggaaaaacaagcacagtgagcatcgtaattagaaatcccatccactgtgcttgtactgtacaatgcagcattttgtatGCAGTGATAGCatacgtccaaaacgctgtgaaccctgatcatgagcacatagccttacaggtctGTTCTCACCACTGGTCTGCAGCCCAGCACGAGGGATGATGAGAAATGTAGTCAGAAGGGAGCAAATGAATCTGGAAGAGGAGGTGGTGGCTGATGCCGGGGGCTGGAAGAGAAGCAGAAAGGCATGAAACTGGCAAAAATGACTTAGGGGGATCTTAGTGGCACGATCCCTCAGCATTTATGGAAAAAACGTAACTGAGTCAGGGTAGTGGAAAACCACTCTGTTAGAGATGGACTCTGCCTCTCTCTACTTTTCTattccacgctttttttttttttaccctgatgATGGTGGTAACATCATCCTTCGACCACAACCTTAGTCCCATTTGTCGTACACGAACCTAAGGATAATTTTAAAATTTAGGAAATGTGCTAACAAATTGTCACAaactcatatatttatacacactaTGCCGACCAGCTCAATCTCAACTCCGCAGGTTCTTTTGAAATATTGGACCATCAAAAGGACAACGTGTAAATAAacctgtcaagggagaaatttgggtaaagatagctaatggtatcttcatacagggtatccagagacCGGTGCCGAATGGCTTGCGTCTGAAACCCGTATATTCTATAGCTGAGATtttagtattacatttcaaccttcagacatgtacaaaaagTATCAATCTGTCTTCTCTCACACATCGAAGCTGCATAGGGAGGGTTGGGGAGTGAAGATACCCACATTTCATCCCATAGATGGCATATTCCTTCCTTGTGTGGAACTACTGATAAGCATAAATACTTTCtttgttcattgtttgtacatctgttcacttatccttggtaaccccttcatgactatacagcttagaattatattattcaaataagaaagccgcggaaacaccatcacgtgtttctcaacgctggcaggaaactagccaggtctttcaccgggaaggaacaaccacgggaagggcagtctccagtcaaggagaccacctataccaaacatggtatccatccacagacagccgtttcggggtatttgcccctcatcagtgtggagtaggaatctggctagtgggggcaatgcctagtataagactacttaagcaagcattgttgaccttagggagatcaacatatccactgcggagacaccatcacgtgtttctcaacgcagtgattctagagcattgccccctgggaagtatgcaaataagaaagccgcggagacaccatcacgtgtttctcaacgctggcaggaaactagccaggtctttcaccgggaaggaacaaccacgggaagggcagtctccagtcaaggagaccacctataccaaacatggtatccatccacagacagctgtttcggggtatttgcccctcatcagtgtggagtaggaatctggctagtgggggcaatgcctagtataagatatACTAGGTATATAAgtatatttgcatacttcccagggggcaatgctctagaatcactgcgttgagaaacacgtgatggtgtctccgcagtggatatgttgatctccctaaggtcaacaatgcttgcttaagtagtcttatactaggcattgcccccactagccagattcctactccacactgatgaggggcaaataccccgaaacggctgtctgtggatggataccatgtttggtataggtggtctccttgactggagactgcccttcccgtggttgttccttcccggtgaaagacctggctagtttcctgccagcgttgagaaacacgtgatggtgtctccgcggctttcttatttgcatacttcccagggggcaatgctctagaatcactgcgttgagaaacacgtgatggtgtctccgcagtggatatgttgatctccctaaggtcaacaatgcttgcttaagtagaattatattatggctctatgcgatggctacatagacagataattatgcaactacatctatattttgattatttacatacacagatattcttattacgtttaaacaaacaagctatagcttagGCCACCTCCACAAACCCATATACTTTAAAGCAAATTGTTGATTGGTAACAAGATTTAGGATACAATTatacattaacactagaactactgacttTTTTTTGACTACTTGAATACATAGgaaaaagtagtcaaaatgactacctcagtagttctagtcttAATGTATAATGTTCTGTGCACATGGCTGGATATATAGATGTTATTCGGATTCTACTTGCCACTTGTGATAGTTATTGACAACTGCATACAGAACAATCACCACTTTCATATAACATGCAACTCTATCTGGAAAGAAACTGTTGTATGAtttcttaatttatttattttactcacttatatggcGCCATTAATTCTGCACCTTTAGGGTGCAGTCACATCATATAAAATATAGCTCCATTGTTGCTGCTGAAACTGTCTTGGAGTGAAATGCAAGTGTCATTTcgtatgtcatgtgagtgcttCTTCCCCATCTGTCGTCCATGTCATGTCCATGTGACATGCATTTTTAATATGGAGTTTAACATACTGTCATAAGCTAGATAAATAGATGTGCAgcactatataatgtcccactcccctgtattttgtaagcttgcaccctttagtgtctttaatgtggcactaaagggtgttcagCTCCAAGTTCATTATTTTCCACCAAAAAATGTGAGGTCCCCTTAGCTTTACCTTACCTGGCTAACAAACATGACagctgcaacctgcagaccacagctggccgctctactttggctggtaatccaaaatagagggcattccacgctgttattttaatttttttaataaaattaaataaataaatacataagtaAAATAAAAGACGTGGGATCcttcccaaattggatcaccagtcaatgtATGGCAGACAGCTCTGGTttcgtattctcagactggggaggcaggagacccatggttattggtccctccACAACCTAAAAATGGCagatcgcagccaccccagaagtggtgcatccattagatgtgccaatcctggcgctttgccaatTCCAGTTGCCCTGgtctggtggcaaacggggtaattaaTGGGGTTTGTCAGCCGTGAATTGCCAGCGGAcatcaagccttggtattagtaaCGGGTGGgtgtctattagacacctcccattacttatCCAGTCATTGATTcaagaaaaatacattttatttggacaaacaccccTCGAATACAGACCtcgctcaccaatttattacaatttttaaaaacaaaatgtccaatgtaatccatagcaaggtcccatgacgattacaAACAACTAACCTGAAAGACCTCAAAAGAGAAAATTATTTAAGAAATAAAGACAggaaacaccctcattcaccaatttattttccaGGCAAATCCCtaatcctggtccagcataatccaataagggggtcccacgacgatacgaactgccccagtcaatgaagaacagaatgttcccattGGCTGGGACAGCAGTGACTGCACTAACAAACGTTTTTGAGAATCCGTGCACTGACCTGAGATAACCTCATGAGGTCAGCCGTTTTTTCTTGGTTCAacgactggattagtaatgggggggtatcTGCTAGACAGAGGAAACATGGGCAGAACATACAGGCTCCTCGTAGATGTTGTCCTTTGGGGGATTTAACTGAAACAGTCGAAAAAAATGTCTGCCTCGTGTGTGAGTTTTGTAGTGTCTAACAAGATTTATGTTATggatattttttttgtgtgtgagctTTTCATCTGCCATCAGATGTAATTTTGGCTATCACTTTCCACCTACAGAACATAaagatggcttctcccctgtgtgaattatttgaTGTCTGACAAGATGTGATTTAATGCTATAACTTCCCACATTCTAAATAAATAGTCTTCTACTTTGTGTGAATTCTCATGTGTCTAACAAAATGGGATTggtgagcaagaaaatggcttctcccctgtgtgactcttTATATGGTCATCAAGCCTTGATttataaataaaacatttcccacattctgaacaagaaaatggcttttcccctgtgtgagtttttatatgctgatgaagctgtgatttctgaataaaacatttcccacattctgaacaagaaaatggcttctcccctgtatgagtttttaTATGCTGATCAAGCTGTGATTttagaataaaacatttcccacattctgaacaagaaaatggcttctcccctatgtgaatcTTTATATGGTCATCAAGACTTGATTTATAAataaaacaattcccacattctgaacaagaaaatggcttttcccctgtgtgagtttttatatgctgatgaagctgtgatttctgaataaaacatttcccacattctgaacatgaaaatggcttctccccagtgtgaatttttatatgcacatcaagaactgatttccgaataaaacatttcccacattctgaacaagaaaatggcttctcccctgtatgagtttttatatgctgatcaagctgtgattttcgaataaaacatttcccacattctgaacaagaaaattgcttctcccctatgtgaatcTTTATATGGTCATCAAGACTTGATTTATAAataaaacaattcccacattctgaacaagaaaatggcttttcccctgtgtgagtttttatatgctgatgaagctgtgatttctgaataaaacatttcccacattctgaacatgaaaatggcttctcccccgtgtgagattTCATATGCAAATCAAAAGATGatttttcaataaaacatttcccacactccgaacaagaaaatggcttctcccccgtgtgagtttttagatgCCGATTAAGCTGTGATTTCagaagaaaacatttcccacattctgaacatgaaaatggcttctccccagtgtgaatttttatatgcacatcaagaactgatttccgaataaaacatttaccacattctgaacatgaaaatggcttctccccagtgtgagatgtTATATGCACatcaaggtgtgatttccgaataaaacatttcccgcattctgaacatgaaaatggcttctccccagtgtgagattttatatgcacatcaagctgtgatttctgaataaaacatttctcacattctgaacatgaaaatggcttctccccagtgtgagatgttatatgcacatcaagctgtgatttccgaataaaacatttcccgcattctgaacatgaaaatggcttctccccagtgtgagattgTATATGCCGATCAAgatttgatttccaaataaaacatttcccacattctgaacaagaaaatggcttttcccctgtgtgagtttttagatgCCTATCAAGCACTGAGTttcgattaaaacatttcccacattctaaacaagaaaatggcttctcccctgtgtgagtttttagatgTACAATAAGCTGTGACttccaagtaaaacatttctcacattcggaGCATGGATATGGCTTATCCTCTGTGTGAGTTCTTTGCTGTTGATCTCCCCTCTTGTGCCTTTTATTTTGCTGAACATGCTGTTGTGAATCAGGATATTGTTTAGAAGCATTACATGAGGAATCTTGGGTGTGAAGGGCTGAAGGTTTTTCTGCAATAATGAATTTCTCTTCAGATATATTCTTTATAATGCCAAAATCTTCTGtcaaaacaataaaacagaattTGTAAATTTTAAACACTTTAACCTTTAAACTTGGTTTTCACTGGTAAACTCAGGGCCCTGACTGCAGTATCGTTGTGCTGCCCAGATAGTGATGGTCAATTCCAAAAAGAAATTACACAGAAAATTAGCTAATAATATTGACTATATCCTGAACGTCATACCTGGCACCACAAGCACAGTGTCCTTGGCTGCCATACATAAGGAATATAAGAGGAATTATACTTTATGAGGCCTAAAtactctataaaaagaaaacaacgACTTCCGGTTCCGGCGCCGTTCATGTAAGCCGGATTTCTCTCGGGCTCTGTACCCCTCACCCAGAAACACAACATGGGAGCACTAACACGATCAGCAAGCCCCTGACCAAATCAcatggcaatccgtaccgtgtggcagaggttttctgctcagaGGGAGCCTGTAGCAGTATCGCTGGAGAGACCCTCGGGAGATCAGGCTGTGTGATAAAGATGGTGCCGGCAGCGTAGCTGAGCTCCTCACTCCACGTGTGTGCTTGCAAACTGACGGCCTGCTGGTAGGACAAATTATCAAACCGGGGGAGGTGGAGAGGCTGTATTGACGATGGGGACCCAGGAGAGAGCAGAAGAGAGCTCAGGAGACGGGCGATATAGGGGCATAACTCTGCATAGCAGTGCGGTGtgtgaataaggctatgttcacatttccgttgtttaggatcagtcacaatccaccgctctgataaacaacacaatccgtttggcggattccgttgtttcccatagacttgtatgagcggtggattgtgactgttgACCTTACGTTTCATCCGCCGCAGGGCGcatcagtcatttactgactgaccatcgggcgggaaggatgcagcatgcaacgttttttgttgcggcaaaaaaGGCACCATGCAGGATTCCATTGGAATCCGTCAAGaggcataatgtaagtcaatgtgCAGGATTCCGTTATCCTGTATCACGCAttggattccagtgcaggaattcGTCACGTTTTACTGAACATCAtgcccagcatgtccagcagaacgtccaTCATCTAAAAATCAGTTTCTCTCCCCCCCAcgcaggttttaaactgaaatCATTGCACCAACGGAATCCGTTCTTTGTGAACAATTCCATGCATTTCTTGTCAcatgttgtacaacgcatcagttctatgtgtcaagcaacgcatgtgactgatgcaaaacaacggaagtgtgaacatagccttaagctggtgtcacacataacgacgacatcgctgttacgtcaccattttctgtgacgtaacagcgaccttgtaagtcgctgttatgatcgctgcttagctgtcaaacacagcgacgcagcagcgatcataacatcgctacatgtgcagagagcagggagccgcgcacactgcttagcgctggctccttgctctcctagctacagtacacatcgggttaattaacccgatgtgtactgcagctacatgtcagtgcagagagcagggagccgcgcacactgcttagcgctggctccttgctctcctagctacagtacacatcgggttaattaaccagatgtgtactgcagctacatgtgcacagagcaggagccggcactagcagcaagagcggcggaggctggtaacgaaggtaaatatcgggtaaccaaggaaaggtcttcccttggttacccgatgtttacagtggttacagctttccgcagctgccagacgccggctcctgctcccttcatttcgtcgctctctcgctgtcacacacagcgatgtgtgcgtcacagcgggagcgtgacgacgaaaaaatgaagcaggacattcagcaacgagcaacgacctcacagcaggggccagctcgttgctggatgtcacacaccgacagcgacgggacgtcgctgcaacgtcacagaaaatggtaacgtagcagcgacgtcgttgtcactgtgtgtgacaccacctttaagctACTAGATAAGCTAGGGGGCGGTCATCACAGAAGTACAGAAGCTGGGACATTAGTAATCCACTCTGTTGGAACAAAGCACTGCTGTGCTCTCCCTAGCTGTGTTGTGGTGCAAGCCACCTGCTAGATAGGCTGAGGGGGGGTTGAAGTGGAGACTCAGGAACAAGAGTTTAATAAATAAAAGCACAGTAAAACAATACAAGTCACAGCTCCCTTTAGGGACCTGACTTTGCAGACCAGGCCACCTGCTGGATAAGCTGAGGctagtttcacatcagcgttttttttttgccttgaggCAAAAAAACCCCTGCACACTGCAtttgactggatcctgttgaatttgagttgaacgcatggaaacgcaagtgttatttactggatcCTGCGACTTGCAGTTTATTAGTCATGTGGTCGCGAATGAGCTGAATGGGGCTGGGCGggcattaaagggaaggtgtcgcggttttttatttttgtattaaaaattagtgattatgaaatcaagtatttttaatacaaaattaaaaaatcactgcttatttagtttttatttaattctaattttactgaaggcactggggctgccatgctggatttgctgtgtgtaacaacaGTTATTCACTCCTTCATGgccgcccctgtgcatagagaacagtggtcgggatccgaccccatttagtaacattagagtaggcgtctgctgtgagctggacgcgccccctgggctgtccagatcacagcagagggaggagatcagcgccatcattgtggagctcacagcgtatgctgtttgctccactttacccctgtcaaccgccaggATGTGTGAGTATGGGCCGCCTACCCTCCCCTTCCCCTGCCGTTACAGTCTCCAATGACAcctcctccctccgctctacccatcccccgctactgctgctgtcccccctccccctaccgttaccgtctccaatgacaccccctccttccgttctacccagcccccgctaccGTCTCCAATGGCAACCCCCCTCCCtacgctctacccagcccccgctctgccccccGCCGCTGCGAGTGTGTGTTTGTTTTCCTCTGCATGcgagtaccggcgcccctccccccaccaccgctGTTGCTACagtctccaaaaacaccccccgTTCAACTCCCCTCCTTCCGCCTGCAAACTGTCAGCCCGTGTGtgaaccggtgatactgtctgcacagctgtgtatctaatcctctccagtgtgatactgtctgctaagctgtatctaatcctatcctgtggcagACTGAGTGCACGAGGGACATGGGACTTAGAAGAAAAAAGACATTTTTCAGACTTCCGAGATCTGACCGGCGTCAGCAGCCCCCTATATCCGAAAAGGGCTCCAGGCAATCTCGccagagagtccttgggactttgaataattttcaacattttcagacTTCCGTAGTCAGCGAGCGCTGACTATGCCGGAGGACTCCCGAGCCGCAGATTGTTTTTCGTGTGGAGGTCTCGGGGCCCGAGCGGGTCCCCGGgcactctcgcccgactgccctcggtgcTTGGATGAGAACTGGAAAATGTCCGGCCcctgcgaccttccggaggtgccggggcccccgggggcccgagcggggccctGGGCACTCTTGcctgactgccctcggcgcctggatgagaaCTGGAAAATGTCCGGCCCCTGCGACCTTCCGGAGGTTCCGGGGcccccgggggcccgagcggggccccGGGCACTCTTGCACGACTCCCCTCAGCGCTTGGATGAAGGCTGGAAAATTTCAGGCTCCTGCGACCTTCCGGAGgtctcgggggcccgagcggggccccAGGCACTCTTGCCCGACTGCCCTTGGCGCTTGGATGAAAGCTGGAAAATTTCAGGCTCCTGCGACCTTCCGGAGATCTCGGGGcccccgggggcccgagcggggcctcgggcactctcgcccgactgccctcagcGCTTGGATGAGAACTGGAAAATGTCCGACCCCTGTGACCTTCCGGAGGTGCCGGGGCCCCCAGTGGCCCCGGgcactctcgcccgactgccctcggcgcctggatgaaaactggaaaatttcaggcccccgcgaccttccggaggtgcccccgggggcccgagcggggctccagacaatctcgccagagagtccttgggacttagaggaaaaatcgaaattttcctacttccatgattttaaggggtgtcggggccctcggggacACGAGCGGGGCTCCAGAGAATTTCGCTC contains:
- the LOC142257625 gene encoding uncharacterized protein LOC142257625 isoform X1; the encoded protein is MEKIFSLNLEIIFHLTGEDYTVVKTSSGRCQAPVCEGRAGTLSPIPGPPPHPRIHEDINDQKTLELTNKMLELLTGEVPIRCQDVTVYFSMEEWEYLEGHKERYKEVMMEEPQPRTSPGVSSTRTTPERCPAPPPPPQDPQLNKDKDQIMEKILNLSLEIIFHLTGEDYTVVKTSSDRCQAPVSEGRRGTLSPIPGPPPHPQIHEDINDQKILELTNKMLEMLTGEVPIRCQDVTVYFSMEEWEYLEGHKDRYKEVMIEEKQPRTSPDLASTRTTPERCPAPPPPPQDPQDKDNIMEKILHLSLEIIFHLTGEDYTVVKTSSDRCQAPVIEGRGGTLSPIPGPPPHPRIHEDINDQKILELANKMLELLTGEIPIRCQDVTVYFSMEEWEYLEGRKERYKEVMMEEPQPRTSPGLSSTRTTPERCPAPPPRDPQFLDPDKDLNNINSPERNVRGDQRSKEEIPTDHRPEDFGIIKNISEEKFIIAEKPSALHTQDSSCNASKQYPDSQQHVQQNKRHKRGDQQQRTHTEDKPYPCSECEKCFTWKSQLIVHLKTHTGEKPFSCLECGKCFNRNSVLDRHLKTHTGEKPFSCSECGKCFIWKSNLDRHIQSHTGEKPFSCSECGKCFIRKSQLDVHITSHTGEKPFSCSECEKCFIQKSQLDVHIKSHTGEKPFSCSECGKCFIRKSHLDVHITSHTGEKPFSCSECGKCFIRKSVLDVHIKIHTGEKPFSCSECGKCFLLKSQLNRHLKTHTGEKPFSCSECGKCFIEKSSFDLHMKSHTGEKPFSCSECGKCFIQKSQLHQHIKTHTGEKPFSCSECGNCFIYKSSLDDHIKIHIGEKQFSCSECGKCFIRKSQLDQHIKTHTGEKPFSCSECGKCFIRKSVLDVHIKIHTGEKPFSCSECGKCFIQKSQLHQHIKTHTGEKPFSCSECGNCFIYKSSLDDHIKIHIGEKPFSCSECGKCFILKSQLDQHIKTHTGEKPFSCSECGKCFIQKSQLHQHIKTHTGEKPFSCSECGKCFIYKSRLDDHIKSHTGEKPFSCSPIPFC
- the LOC142257625 gene encoding uncharacterized protein LOC142257625 isoform X2 encodes the protein MEKIFSLNLEIIFHLTGEDYTVVKTSSGRCQAPVCEGRAGTLSPIPGPPPHPRIHEDINDQKTLELTNKMLELLTGEVPIRCQDVTVYFSMEEWEYLEGHKERYKEVMMEEPQPRTSPGVSSTRTTPERCPAPPPPPQDPQLNKDKDQIMEKILNLSLEIIFHLTGEDYTVVKTSSDRCQAPVSEGRRGTLSPIPGPPPHPQIHEDINDQKILELTNKMLEMLTGEVPIRCQDVTVYFSMEEWEYLEGHKDRYKEVMIEEKQPRTSPDLASTRTTPERCPAPPPPPQDPQDKDNIMEKILHLSLEIIFHLTGEDYTVVKTSSDRCQAPVIEGRGGTLSPIPGPPPHPRIHEDINDQKILELANKMLELLTGEIPIRCQDVTVYFSMEEWEYLEGRKERYKEVMMEEPQPRTSPGLSSTRTTPERCPAPPPRDPQFLDPDKDLNNINSPERNVRGDQRSKEEIPTDHRPDFGIIKNISEEKFIIAEKPSALHTQDSSCNASKQYPDSQQHVQQNKRHKRGDQQQRTHTEDKPYPCSECEKCFTWKSQLIVHLKTHTGEKPFSCLECGKCFNRNSVLDRHLKTHTGEKPFSCSECGKCFIWKSNLDRHIQSHTGEKPFSCSECGKCFIRKSQLDVHITSHTGEKPFSCSECEKCFIQKSQLDVHIKSHTGEKPFSCSECGKCFIRKSHLDVHITSHTGEKPFSCSECGKCFIRKSVLDVHIKIHTGEKPFSCSECGKCFLLKSQLNRHLKTHTGEKPFSCSECGKCFIEKSSFDLHMKSHTGEKPFSCSECGKCFIQKSQLHQHIKTHTGEKPFSCSECGNCFIYKSSLDDHIKIHIGEKQFSCSECGKCFIRKSQLDQHIKTHTGEKPFSCSECGKCFIRKSVLDVHIKIHTGEKPFSCSECGKCFIQKSQLHQHIKTHTGEKPFSCSECGNCFIYKSSLDDHIKIHIGEKPFSCSECGKCFILKSQLDQHIKTHTGEKPFSCSECGKCFIQKSQLHQHIKTHTGEKPFSCSECGKCFIYKSRLDDHIKSHTGEKPFSCSPIPFC